One part of the Lepeophtheirus salmonis chromosome 14, UVic_Lsal_1.4, whole genome shotgun sequence genome encodes these proteins:
- the LOC121129519 gene encoding potassium channel subfamily K member 1 isoform X1: MAQMLLMDAESLKKKGTEHQQLLANDGSGGFSLNINNWRIFGLGIFFLIYLLLGALVFSAIEAPIEKSEADTLLAKKQEFLKSHPCLSERSLEDFISAVVDANSRGVALGSNGSFVQSWSFGQSFFFASTVVTTIGYGHQTPLSTEGKIFCIVYALVGIPMTLLLLSVIVEKMMVPSKQLLNWMMDKVGHIYTPFTIRLIHLFMIIILVFIFLFIIPAIIFAKIESNWNMLDSIYYCFISLTTVGLGDFIPGDTPGQKWRPLYKAFITIYLLIGVTVMMFSLCVFYDIPQFDFKLFFLLPSNKSNLDHIKEELHIAPCTSSKSDTTSEKMRLKSGNMPQYNTTSNIPEEVREGQHTTIVRARSRPTDDDDSPSSTNEISPAPLGAK; the protein is encoded by the exons tggcCCAAATGCTCTTAATGGACGCAGAATCATTGAAGAAGAAGGGAACCGAACATCAACAACTCCTTGCCAATGATGGTAGTGGTGGTTTTAGCTTAAACATTAATAACTGGAGGATTTTTGGCTTGG gtatttttttcttaatttatctaTTGCTGGGAGCTTTGGTTTTTTCAGCCATCGAAGCACCAATAGAAAAATCTGAGGCGGACACACTCCTTGCTAAGAAACAAGAGTTTCTAAAAAGTCATCCATGTCTTTCtg aaagatccCTTGAAGACTTTATTAGCGCTGTCGTCGATGCAAATAGTCGTGGCGTAGCACTTGGAAGCAATGGATCCTTTGTTCAATCCTGGAGTTTTGGACAGTCATTTTTCTTTGCCAGCACTGTTGTGACTACCATTG GCTATGGTCATCAAACTCCATTATCTactgaaggaaaaatattttgtattgtttatgCCCTCGTTGGAATTCCAATGACACTTCTCCTCTTATCAGtaatagttgaaaaaatgatgGTTCCATCTAAACAACTTCTAAATTGGATGATGGATAAAGTTGGACATATATATACTCCGTTTACTATAAGACTTATACACTTGTTTATG atTATCATCCTGGTTTTTATCTTTCTCTTCATAATCCCAGcaattatttttgccaaaattgaGTCAAATTGGAACATGTTAGACTCAATTTACTATTGTTTTATATCCCTTACAACTGTTGGCTTGGGAGATTTTATACCGGGAGATACACCCGGACAAAAATGGAGACCTTTATACAAAGCATTTATAACGA TTTATCTTTTGATTGGTGTAACGGTTATGATGTTTAGCCTCTGCGTCTTTTATGACATTccacaatttgattttaagctgTTTTTCCTTCTCCCATCGAATAAAAGCAATCTTGATCATATTAAAGAAGAGCTTCATATCGCTCCTTGTACGTCATCGAAGTCAGACACAACATCAGAAAAGATGAGGCTTAAATCCGGGAATATGCCACAGTATAACACAACATCGAATATACCAGAGGAAGTGAGA gaAGGTCAACATACAACCATTGTTCGTGCTAGATCCAGGCCAACAGATGATGACGATTCCCCTTCATCAACGAATGAAATTTCCCCTGCTCCTCTAGgagctaaataa